The Flavobacterium marginilacus genome window below encodes:
- a CDS encoding SprB repeat-containing protein: MAGAYSTNAVLSADTDLADLSWDVYVKDANGCISAKVTVPVTFDAAPSITAPAGQCFAGTPLTADLSLVSGSYNGTKSYTVNGFAIAGSTAVFNAPGTYVLGVKDDNGCEAFVNYTIEKQLLAVASLTKDLYCTAPVNAVINVTITDGVAPYSYQMYNGASAVGSLVTGVSGPGFTASAAAGTYHFVITDANGASCTVTTNTVEVTDPSLAPPAFTTAQTNVSCAGSSDASIRVTPSSGTAPYAFALAGTGANHTGDTTGIYTGLQAGSYTITVTDAKGCTSGVTAAVVITEPVVLTATATASVNTTCSTAAVITVTGHDGTQTGTGTGYYYSFDNGVTYDVSDTFTVNDNGTIQTIMYAVKDANGCTTAPQPIVVNPLNKPTDLAFAVTTAPTCAAPASTVTLTASNGVGTLQYETIAPSAMIIGKQTSAVFAGLTAGDYTFQVTDANGCTYQEVYTVKAVTPIVIAGSVAVNVSCNALNGTDNNGSASFTVTGFSAAGNYTVAVSPALLASQITSSGDVITLTGLTAGTYTVTVTDNTTGCSDSDAVMLAAPAAITFTANASKVYCSQDITQITVSAVTGGTGVYTYAAVKAGSSSAIGRSLQH; this comes from the coding sequence TTGGCAGGAGCTTACAGCACTAACGCTGTACTTTCTGCAGATACTGATCTTGCAGATTTATCATGGGATGTTTATGTAAAAGACGCTAACGGCTGTATTTCTGCCAAAGTTACCGTACCGGTTACATTCGATGCAGCACCGTCGATTACTGCACCGGCAGGACAGTGTTTTGCAGGCACGCCATTGACAGCAGATTTAAGTTTAGTGTCTGGTTCTTACAACGGTACAAAATCCTATACTGTAAACGGCTTTGCCATTGCAGGTTCTACAGCTGTATTTAACGCACCGGGCACTTATGTGTTAGGGGTTAAAGACGATAACGGCTGTGAGGCATTTGTCAACTATACAATAGAGAAACAGTTACTTGCAGTGGCTTCACTGACCAAAGACCTGTACTGTACTGCACCGGTTAACGCGGTGATTAATGTTACTATAACAGACGGAGTTGCACCTTATTCATACCAGATGTACAACGGCGCATCGGCAGTAGGATCACTAGTTACAGGAGTATCAGGACCAGGCTTCACGGCTTCAGCAGCAGCAGGTACGTATCATTTTGTAATCACGGATGCTAACGGAGCTTCCTGTACGGTAACTACTAATACAGTAGAGGTAACAGATCCATCATTGGCACCGCCAGCATTCACAACGGCTCAGACCAATGTAAGCTGTGCTGGAAGCAGTGACGCAAGCATTAGGGTAACACCGTCTTCAGGAACAGCGCCATATGCATTTGCATTGGCAGGAACAGGAGCAAATCATACGGGAGACACAACAGGAATCTATACAGGATTACAGGCAGGTTCTTACACCATAACAGTAACCGATGCTAAAGGCTGTACCTCAGGAGTTACAGCAGCAGTTGTAATTACAGAGCCAGTGGTATTGACAGCTACGGCTACGGCTTCAGTAAATACTACGTGCAGCACAGCTGCAGTTATTACCGTAACAGGTCATGACGGTACGCAGACCGGAACGGGAACTGGATACTATTACAGTTTCGATAACGGTGTAACTTATGACGTATCTGATACGTTCACAGTAAATGACAATGGAACAATCCAGACGATCATGTATGCGGTAAAAGATGCTAACGGATGTACAACAGCGCCACAGCCTATAGTTGTGAACCCGCTGAACAAACCGACCGATTTAGCCTTTGCCGTTACAACAGCACCGACATGTGCGGCACCTGCATCTACAGTAACTCTTACAGCTTCAAACGGTGTGGGAACATTACAGTATGAGACAATTGCTCCGTCGGCTATGATTATCGGCAAACAGACATCAGCTGTTTTTGCAGGTCTGACTGCCGGAGATTACACGTTCCAGGTAACAGATGCCAACGGCTGTACGTACCAGGAAGTATACACTGTTAAAGCTGTTACACCTATTGTAATAGCAGGATCAGTAGCGGTTAATGTTTCGTGTAACGCATTAAACGGAACCGACAATAATGGTTCTGCCTCATTCACAGTAACAGGCTTCAGTGCTGCAGGCAACTATACAGTGGCTGTTTCGCCAGCGCTTCTTGCTTCTCAGATCACCAGTTCAGGCGATGTAATTACCTTAACGGGTCTTACGGCAGGAACCTATACAGTAACGGTAACCGATAATACAACAGGCTGTTCCGACAGTGATGCGGTAATGCTTGCAGCACCTGCAGCGATTACTTTCACGGCTAATGCGAGCAAAGTATACTGTTCACAGGATATTACGCAGATCACAGTAAGCGCAGTAACAGGGGGAACAGGCGTTTACACTTACGCAGCTGTAAAAGCAGGCTCTTCCAGCGCCATTGGCAGGAGCTTACAGCACTAA